DNA from Cyanobacteria bacterium FACHB-DQ100:
ATGCTTCGGACAATAACAACGAAGGTGAAACAGTTCGGGTGCGGGACAATCTACGCACCAAAATTGCCGGAATCATTCGGTTTGACTAAAACAGTTGACATCAATAGTAAATTCAACCACTGGAGAACGTTATGTCTAGAATTATGGTTTTGATCGATGAAGCGATTTGCTACGACACCGAGGACGTCACAGGTGCAGATGAACTTTATGTCGTTGGCGCAATTAGAACTAATAGTGGTCAAACTTCAGGCGGATTTGTGACTCGCCCTATCGGCATTAACACGAATGAAACCCGCAAGTTTACCTTTGGAGGTGGGATCGTATTTGACAAAGAGGTACCTGATAGCAGCCCTTTGCAGATTGAGATGATTGTTTTTGATGAGGATGCTTCAAGAGACGTGAGTCGGTATGACCAAGCAAGGGCATTGGTCGATCAGGCAATAACGGCTGTCCCAAACCCCCTCTCCGCAGTGGCAAGCCTTCCTTTAGATGCGATTAGAACGTTTATGGTGTTAGATCAAGATGATGAACTTGGTACGAATCGAGAGACGCTGTTTGTCGGAAGCGTGCCGCATGGCTGGTCGTTTCACCAATGGAATACACAGGAAGCTGGCCTTTGGTCAAGTTGGAATTACTGGATTCGCTATTGGATTGGTCGGTTCTAAGTTCATCACATGCTGTGCTAGTGCTGCGGATTTGAAAATTTAGGAGGATTGCAGATGGTGTCCAAACTTGATCTAATCCGCCCAGATGACTTAAACCTGTGATGCACGCTTTATCTGCTCGTGAAATTGTGCAAGTTTGGGAAGCAGGGCAAAGTCAGCACCCCATCGATCGAGCTTTGGCGCTGCTGGCTTGTGGCTCTCCAGAGCTATCCGTGCCCGATCTGGTGGCGCTCACCGTTGGACAACGAGATGCTTACTTGTTGACCTTAAGGGAACTCACGTTTGGATCTAAACTCAATAGTGTTGCCGCCTGTCCTCAGTGCCGGGAACAGCTAGAGTTTGATCTGAATGTGCCGGATATTCGCGTAGCTGATCTAGATCGTCCCATTCAACCCGAATATGCCTTGACGACAGAAGGGTTGAACTTACGCTTTCGCTTGCCCAATAGCCAAGATCTTGCTGCCATTGTTGAGTCTAAGGATGTTGCGATTGCAGCAGCAACGTTAGTTCAGCGCTGTGTGCTAGCAGTCGATCGCGGTGATAAGTCAGAGATAGATGAACCGTTGCCGCAGAGTGCGATCGCGGCACTAGCAGAGTATATGACTGAGTGTGATCCACAAGCTGAGATTTACCTTGCACTGACCTGTCCGGCTTGTGGTCACGCTTGGTCAGTTCTGTTTGATATTGTGGATTTTTTCTGGACAGAGCTGAGTGCTGAAGCTCAACGCTTACTACAGGAAGTGCATTTGCTTGCTAGGTTCTATGGTTGGAGCGAGGCGGATATTTTGTCGATGAGTGCAGTTCGACGGCAGTTCTATCTCAATTTAATCGGATCATGAGTGACTTTTTCACACGACTTGCTGAACGCACGCTGGGATTCCTCCCAACGGTGAAGCCTCTGATTGCTCCGATGTTTGCACAGGGGCTGATCTGGGGGCGAGATCGTGCTTTTACTGCTTTGTTCCGTCGTCAAGCCAAAGCTAATCTATCGGAGCAGGAAGAAGCATCAAAAGGGTTGATGAAGCCTTCTACCCTGCGGGTGCCTCCATTAGTTGCTACTTCAGTTACGACTTCAAATCAGATGGTTCCTTCAGGGTTGAGTTCTGCACCGATCGCAGATAGAGCTGGGAACAATTCCTCTTTTCCTGGGGAAGTACCTACTGTTGCTCAGACAGTTCTGGAGCCACCTCACCAAGCGAGTTTGAGCAAGGCGCTAACGATTTCTGCGTCTGGGGAGGTGCAGTCTTCGGAAACAATTCAGCCTCAAACTCACTTGGCTCATTCCGTTATTCAACGTTCTTCGGATCAGGCGATCGCTCTCCCAGAGATTGATTCTTCTGAAGTGCGAGTTGTAGAAAATCCGTTACCAACATCTAGCACATCTAGTTTTCCTAGTAATCTAAGCGAGTCTAGTTCAACCGGTCTAGAAATTGACTTGAATCGGTCACTCCCTGAATCCGAGAGAACTCAACTGCGGACTAATGCCATAGCGCCGCTTCCGATGGAAAACCAGCCGTTTGACTTTGAGCCAACTCACAACTCAGATTCTCGCGATCGATTAGAGCAATCCATCTCAACTCATCTTCAAGCAACACAGTCCCAGTCTTTGGCTAGAACTGTAGCAGATCCATCGAATCCGTCGGTGTTCTCTAGTTCTCCTGTCTTACCGCTTGTACGATCGCACTCTTCCCAGACTAGGGTTCCTTCATTGCGCCAAAGTAGCGTTGCTGAATCAAGAGATGAATTGTTGTGGGATGGTTCATTGAGGAGCGATAACTCGGTCAGTCCTCAAAATTCCGCCAATCTGAAAGATTTTGAAGGATTGGAAGCCAGAGACATTTCAGGAACTTCACCCACTTTTCTGTCCGATGCTTCTTCCCTGATTCGATCGAGTTCTGATTTGGAAGTTGCACCACTAAAACTGGCTTCGCCCTCGGCAATAGAGATCGAAGAAGATCCACTAACGCCAACATTACCCGCATCAACATTACCCACATCAGGAACGTCAACATTACCGATAACGTCTACAGAGCAACAACTCGTTCCTTCGAGGGATTTTGAAGCTGCGCGATCGACAAATCCACGATTCTATTTCCGCTCTAGCCTGACCGCTGCGGCGGCTCCCGTTGCTGTTAAACCTCGTCTCGAACCGACAGAATCCTCCGTGATTGGGTCTGACTTTCCTGGAGCATTACCCTCTAGTTCAGCAGAGCGCCGATCGCTATCTCACCCATCACTCACAACTGAACCTGCCCCAACTATTCAGGTGACAATCGGGCGCGTAGAAGTTCGAGGCGCAACGCCTGCCCCTGCTGCACGATCGCAAGAGCCATCCACTCAGCAGAGATCACGGCTTTCCTTAGAAGACTACTTGAAGCAGCGAGAGGAGGGACACGGATGAGTAATGCCTTAGCGATCGCTCACATTACGGCTGCGCTAAAAAAATTCCTCCAGGAAAAAGCAACCTGGAGCGTTCCCGGTGCAGAAGTAACCACACTACGCCCTCAAGCAATGACGAATCGGGCTGCTGATACGGCAACCCTTAACTTGTATCTCTATCAAATCGTTCCAAATGTAGCATTTCGGACGGCAGATTTACCCACCCGCCGATCTGATGGCACCGTGATGCAGCGCCCTCAATCCGCTTGGGATTTACATTACCTCTTTAGCTTCTACGGCAATGAACTGGACTGGGAAGATCAGCGGCTGCTTGGTAGTACCGTCAACATTTTGCACGCACAGCCTTTTCTCAATCGTCAAAAGATCCGAGAAGCGATCACCGACAATGGTTTTCTTGCAACCTCCGGTTTGTCGGAACAAGTGGAATCAATCAAGTTTTCACCGCTGCTGCTCAATCTGGAAGAACTCTCGAAAGTGTGGTCGATCTTCTTCCAAACGCCCTATGCCTTGTCGATCGCATACCAAGCTTCTGTAGTGTTGATCGAAGCTGAAGATACGCCGCAGCCTGTATTACCAGTACGAACCCGCAACATCTATCTCGTCCCATTCCGTCAGCCACTGATCGAGCGTCTACGATCGCAAGCCGCAGAAGGACAGCCTATTCTGACAGATCAACCGATTTTGCCGGGATACCGATTAATTCTAGAAGGTCAACAACTGCGAGGCGACGATACTCAAGTCAAAATCGGTCGTGTAGAAGTGCCGCTCAATCCAAATGAAGTGAGCGATACGCGCATCAGTTTTGTCATTCCTCCAACCGTCAGGGCAGGAGTACAAGGACTGCAAGTGGTGCAGCGCATTCCCATTAGTGAGCCGCCGCGCCCCTATCGCTATGTCGAGTCCAACATCGTAGCGTTTGTCTTGCGTCCCCGCATTACTGGTGAAATTACCCCCACAGTGGGACAACTCACGATTCCTGTGACTCCCGCGATCGCGCCCAAACAGCGTGTGGTTCTGCTGATGAATGAATTGTCTGGTGATCCATCTCGAAGCGATTTGGCAGCCTACTCTTTCACCGCTCCCCTCAGAACTGAGGAAACCAGTTCGATTCCGATTCCAATTACTAACGTTCGACCAGGGTGGTATCTTGTGCGCTTGCAGGTCGATGGCGCTGAAAGCTTACTTGCTCTCGATCTTGATCCCAATAGTTCTACGTTCAACCAATACAATCAACCCACTGTGCTCATCTCATGACTTCTTCTGCGCGCGATCGCTGGCTGGAGTTGAACCAGCATTACTTGATGATGGCTTTAACAGAAGTGCGCCAATGGCTAGAACTTCTGCTAAAGCGTCTGCGCCAGGCTGATCTTGCTCAGGCTGAGCAAGATCAGCACAACGCTGTTCCTAACGTAGATGCAGCATTAAACGCGATCGCAGCAGAAATGCAAGATCCCCCAGCGATCGAGCAGCTTTGCGAAGTCTTCGGACTCACGCCGTTTGAACGCAAAATCCTGCTCCTCTGTGCGGGTGTGGAACTAGATTCTACGGTGGCTGCTTTGTGTGCAGCCATCCAAGAAGACTCACGGCACGCCTATGCCACCTTTGGTTTAGCGTTGAGTGCTTTTCCTGCATCCCATTGGAGCGCATTGTATCCAAACCGTCCGCTACGTCGCTGGCGTTTGGTCGAACTTGCAAATAGTGGGAGTCTCACCCGCAACGCGCTACAGATTGATGAGCGAGTGTTGCACTATCTCACAGGTGGGCAGGATCTCGATGCGCGATTGACGAGCCTCGTCGATCGAATTCCAGTTCCTAAGGATTTAGTTCCTTCTCATCAGGTGTTAGCGGATCAGATCGCTGCAAGTTGGGTTCAAACCTCTTCAGGAACTCGCTTGCCTATCGTGCAACTATCTGGAGAGGAAAGCGGAAGTCAACGTGCGATCGCATCTCGTGCTTGTGCCTCATTAGGACTGGATTTATATGTTCTATCCGCCCAAAATCTTCCTCTAGCACCCGCAGAACTAGAAGCATTAGTCCGGTTGTGGGAGCGAGAAGCTGCATTCAGTCAAAGTGCACTGTTGCTGGATTGTCGATCGCTGTCAGATGCTAGCCGAGAACCTGCGATCGCTCAATTCATGGAAACACTCAACAGTGGATTAATCCTTGCGAGTGCAGAGCGTCGCCAGGCAGAAAACCGAACACTGATTACGATCGATGTTCATTCTCCGACTTCTGAAGAACAACAATCCCTCTGGGAACAGACGTTAAAGTCAGCTTCTGTAGATCTCAACGGAACGATTCCCGCGCTCGTGGCGCAGTTTGACCTGAGTGCTCCAACGATTCGATCGATCGGAGCAGAAGCACAGGCACAAGCCGCGATCGCGCAAACTGCTTCAGAAGGAATGCCCACATCCCCCAACCCATCACTGCAAACGCTTCTCTGGAATGCCTGCCGTGCTCAATCTCGTCCTCGTTTAGCAGAATTAGCCCAGTGGATTGCTCCCGCCGCCACCTGGGAAGATTTAGTTCTACCAGAGCCACAAAAACAACTCTTGCGCGAGATCGCCATTCAAGTGCGCCATCGTAACACGGTCTATGAACGGTGGGGATTTGCTTCTAAAGGCGCACGCGGGTTAGGCATCAGTGCCTTATTTTCCGGGTTAAGCGGCACAGGCAAAACAATGGCGGCAGAAGTTTTAGCAAATGAGTTGCAGCTAGATTTGTACCGCATTGATCTCTCGTCGGTGGTGAGTAAATACATTGGCGAAACGGAGAAAAATCTGCGGCGAGTATTTGATGCGGCGGAACAAGGGGGTGCAATTTTGCTGTTTGATGAAGCAGATGCCTTGTTTGGGAAGCGGAGCGAAGTCAAGGATAGCCACGATCGCTATGCCAACATTGAAGTGAGCTATCTACTACAGCGCATGGAAGCCTATCGAGGGTTAGCCATTCTGACAACAAACCTGAAAAATGCCTTAGATACTGCCTTTCTCCGTCGCATTCGCTTTATTGTGCAGTTTCCCTATCCAGACGTGGCACAACGCGCCGAAATTTGGCAACATATTTTCCCCGCCAAGACCCCCACAGAAGCATTAGATGTACAGAAGTTAGCGCGACTGAACGCATCTGGCGGAAATATTCGTAATATTGCAGTATATGCTGCCTTTCTCGCCGCAGAGGAGCAAGAATCGGTGCGAATGAAGCATCTTTTACGAGCTGCCCGTATGGAATTTGCCAAATTCGAGAAAACGCCAACTGAGGCAGAAATTCAGGGATGGGTTTAGGGAAATCAGGAGGATAGTTCTATGGGAAGTAGTCGAGTTCATGCTGAAGCCAAAAAAAGTACCACGCTTCCAACTCCTGCGGTTACCTTGCAGCGATCGCGCTTGCTACAACGAAATCCTGACGAGAACGACCAGGAAACGATTCAGACAAAACCCTGCGGTTGCTCAGGACAAGCTAGTGCTTTGCCTCTCGGTCACAGTTTTGGACAAGTCTCAACACAAAATTTTCCAGTGTCACGCATTCAACCTAAGTTGACGATCGGTCAACCGAATGATCCGTATGAGCAAGAAGCCGATCGCGTCGCAGATCAGGTGATGCGGATGCCTGAACCTAAAATTCAGCCCCTCTGTCCCGAATGCAAAGATGAACTGCAACGGCAGCCTATAGAGGAAGAGGAGAAGGAGGAAGAAACCTTACAAACTAAGCCACTCGCAGAGTCAATTACTCCTCTGATTCAGAGGCAAACTGAAGCAACGGAAGAAGAAAAGCAAATGGAAGAGGAAGAAACCCTACAAACTAAAACTGCTTCTGGTGAGACACCAACTGTATCCTCCAGTCTCCAAAACCGGATTACAGCTTTACATGGCAGAGGCCAGCCCTTGCCTCAATCGGAGCGTAATTTCTTTGAATCCCGCTTTGGGGCTGATTTTTCTCAAGTGCGTATCCACACAGACAATCAAGCATCTGAAGCAGCGCGTGCTGTTAACGCTCGTGCTTTTACCCTGGGTCAGGATGTGGTGTTTGGGGCAGGGGAGTATCAACCGCGATCGGCTGAAGGGCGAAGACTATTAGCCCATGAATTAACCCATGTAGTACAGCAGCGCGGTACCCCCAAAAAACATCCAGCGCGACTTTCGATTCAGAAAAATGCTGGACACCGAGTGATGAGAAGTCTTGCGCTTGATAGTACGGTCAAGATATGTCATAGAGTATTAACTTCCAGAAATATTAAAGTGTCACAAGGTGGTTTAAGAGTCGTTCTGCTTCTCAATCAACTTGATACCACAATTCCGAACTGTCAGAATCATAAATTTTGGGTGACATTAACCAAGTCTGTGGATTGGGGGTTTGACGATGAAATAGCAACTTGTCAGGGAGAAACTGGAGGAACTAAATCATTCTCCTTTGGGAATCTTTCCTCTGGCACGTACTATTTGACGATTCATCGAGTTTTTGATCATCCCCATTGTTGTCTGGAAGGCGATATTCTTGTTTTTGATGAACCGATTCGTGGAGACTCCTCGGGTTGTGTGCGGGATAACGATCCTTCCGTAATGGATGTTGTGCATGGTGCTCTAGACATCGCTGGATTTATTCCAGTGCTTGGAGCGATTCCTGACGGGATCAACGCTGGAATTTATGCTCTGGAAGGGGATTGGGCAAATGCTGGGCTTTCCGCAGTTGCTATGGTTCCCGCTTGGGGAGACGGTGTTAAGTTGGGTGCAATAGCGGGTAAAAGTGCAATAAAAATCTCTGAAAAAGCCGCTATAAAATTAGGAGAAGAGGGCATCGCGAAAGGCTTAAAAGAAGTGAAAGCGGCAAGTAAAACAGTTCATGCTGCGGAAGAGACAGGAAAAGCTGCAAAGTTAGGAGAAGCAGCAGCTGGGAAACTTGAAAAAGAAGCCGCTGAGAAACTTGAAAAAGAAGCGGCTCAGAAAGCACTTGAAAAGAAAATTGCCGAATGTGAAGGCATTCACGCATCCTACAAAGCCTTGAAATGCTCTTCGTGCAAACCAACCGATACTCGTGCAGAGCGCCTTGCCAAAATCGCATGCCTTACGGCTCTCCTTGCTGGACGAAGAAAATATCTGCAAGAGAAATGCGACTACGTGCTAGCAGGAAGCATTGCTAGGGGAAGCGCGGTTGCTGAAAGAGGGCATGAGATACAGGCTGAGCAAATTGCAAAGATGCTATTAAAGTGTTCCACTCTACCAACAAGCTAAAGGAGATTGTTCGATGAGGTTGCCTAGCGAAGACGAGATCAATATTCACAACTCCTTGGATGAAATATCTGCAAGTAAGCATTTCTTGAACAAGACCTTACAAGAAGCTGAAGCATTGTTCCAGGAAAACAGTGCATATTATCAGGAAGATCTGATGTGGATGGGTTCTCAAGCGTTCCAGTTTTATTTACAAGCTGTAATAAATTACTTGAAAAGCGAGCATTCCTTAGGCGACGATCACCTAATTGATTGCTTGTACGAAATTGTAGTGTTTAGATCACAACAAGATGGTTTCTTGGTGGCTCTTGATCGCGTCAAAGAGATGATTAATTACGTGATAGAAAACTATGCAAAATTTGACGTTGATGAAGATGTTTATGGTGATTTATTAGGGAAATACAGGCAACTCCAAAGCCAGTTGAAGGAATGACGGGTAGTTAGGGAGTCTGGGAAGGCGATTTTGCTTTGTAGATATTACGCGATCGCCAATCTAAAAGGAGCGTTAGATGACTACACACACTCAGGTAGAAGCAAAATCAACATTGACTCCGATTCCGGCGATGCAGCCTGCCCATTCTGGTTTGTTGCCCCAACAGGAACAGGAGGAACTCGATCGATCGCTCCTCTCTTCAGAAGATCAGCTGCGATCGCCCAGTTCCCCAACTCCACCGCCTATTAATCCATCAGTAGGGCATAGTTTTGGAACAATGGCAATTGGTTCTATGTCCTCACCTGTGCTGCAACGAGCAGCGATCGCAAATAACATGGTGCAACGGCAGGACAACACCGAGGAAGAAGAGAAGCAGGAAGAAGAACCGATTCAAGCAAAAGCGATCGCTCCCCTCTCAGCAACCTTTCTTCAACAACAAGAAGTTACTGAGGAGCAAGAGAAGGACGAGACAGAATCCATTCAAGCCAAAGTATTTCCTGGGCAGGGATTGACTCATTTCAGCCAAAGCTATGGGCAGAGGGTCACTGAGATGGGGGTGCAGAATACTTCCAGAGTACCGATGCTGCAACGGAAATTGACGATCGGGCAACCAAATGATCTGTATGAGCAGGAAGCCGATCGAATGGCTGATCAGGTGATGCGAATGCCGGAGCGATCGTTAGAGGATGAGACAGAAGTAGTTCAAACTCAGCCTCTAGCAAACTCAATCACGCCTCTAGTACAGCAGGAGCGGGAAGACAAACCAGCAGAAGGAGAGATTCAAGCCAAGGAAGGTACAGTTCCCACAGTAACACTTTCCTTAGAAGCTCAGTTGCAGGAGCAGCAAGGCAAAGGGCAACCTTTACCAGAGAAAACTCGTACCTTCATGGAGTCTCGATTTGGAAGAGATTTCAGCGGTGTGCGGGTGCATACTGACAGCAATGCAGAACAGATGAACCGAGAGTTAAAGGCTCAAGCATTTACCCACCAGAACGACGTATATTTCGCATCGGGAAAATATAATCCAGAGTCGGGGGAAGGGAAGCGCTTGCTGGCGCATGAGTTAACGCATACCATTCAACAAGGAGGAAATACTCTCCATACTCAACAGCAAACCGAAGCACCTGAAGCACAAACTTTAAAGCCTAATACACCCAACATCCAAGCAGCTTGGTATAACTTCGATATTCCTTTTACAGATTACCAGTTTGATCCTAGTATTGAAGGAATCAAAACTGCAGCAAGCATTGCTAAAGAGACTGTAGTGGAAGGTTTTGAATGGTTCTTTGATAAGATTAAAAGTCTTGTTTCTGCTGGAATAGATTGGCTAAGTGAGAAGTGGAGCTCTATTCAAAAACTCGCATTATCAGGCTTTGAGACCATAAAAAACTCTTTCACCAACATTATTCGTTTTATCAAAAGCCCGCTCAGCTACATCGCAGATGCTGTAATGAGCTTTAGTACAGAATCATTGGCTACAGCTTGGGCAACATTTAAGGGAATAGTTACCAAGGTTTGGGAAGGATTCAAGTCATTGACTGGAAATTTGCTTCAATTGGTTAATAGTGTATGGGGCAAAATCAGTGGATATGCAACTTCATTACTAAACAAGGTTACAGGACTTACTCAAAACTATTTGTTCAAAAAACTGCCTAATGCTTTACAGCAAATGGCATATAGCCTGATTAATAAAATCAATAACCTATGGAAGAGCATTAGTGATGGATGGACAAAACTGTTTAATAGAATAAAAACATGGATTGATAGCGCGTTGGATACAGTTCTTCAATTTGTTCGTCGCGTCATGTCCTTTGGAATAAATGTTGTCATTGATGGAATTAGACAGTTTGGAAAACTGGTGCTATTCCTCAAGGATCTATTTACAAATCCTCGCAAGTACGTCGATATTCTTGCGAAGAAGAGCGTAAAGGCATTTGAGGGCGTAGAAAGTCATTTTTCTTCGATAGTAAGCAAGTATTTTGGAGACAGTAAAGCAGCTACACCAACAGCAAACATAACCGGAACCATTCAGAGGCAACCCAGTACAGATAGTGCTCCTGAAGCAAAAGGCTCAGCAAGCTGGGGCGAAATAGGTCACGGTATCTGGGAAATGATGGGCAAGAAATGGCAGGAGCTTAAATCCAACCCGTGGTCTATTGTGACTAGCTTGCTGCTAGATATGGTTCTTCCAGTTGTCGGAAATGTCAAAGACATTATCCAATTATTTAAGAATATTAAAAAAATAGTAACTGCGCCTTTAAGTGCAGGTTCTCTTAAAGAGTTATGGACAAGTTTTTTGCAGATACTAGATATCCCCATTCTTATCTATCATACGGTAGTTAGCATCTTAATGAGAACGCTAACTTTGCCTCTAATCGTTGCTTCATTCATTCCGCATCCACTTGTCAAAGCAATTGCTGCCGCTGTTGGATATGGCTTGTTAGGTGCATTTGTCCAGGCTGAACAGGTTAATATAGGGCACAAATTGTTACTTCTCAAAACTGGAGCTACAACAAAGGCTCAAAAAGAAGAAGCCTATAACCGAATTGCAGATAGCTTTATTGCCTTGGCAATGGCAGTCGTCATCATCGTGATTATGATCATTCTGCATTTCCTTGCCCAAGTTGCGAAGGGCATCTACAACTTTGTAAAAGGAAAGATCTTTTCAGTTAAAGAACCCCCGGTGGAACTGAAAGGTGGCTCGTCCAGTGAAGGAAAAGGAGGAAAAAGCACACCAGAAGAGGGAAAAGCTGGAGAAGCAAAAGGTTCAAAAGAAGGGCTTCCCAGTGAAGATGGTAAACGAAAGATCAAAATCAATGAGGAAGGAAGGTGCGAAGTATGTGCATCGCCTTGTGATGAGATAAGAAAGAAATATGCTTCTGTAATGACTCCGGAGATTGAAGGTAAAGTAAAGGCGATCGAAAGTAACCCTACACTAACCGAAGCACAAAGAATTGAGCAACTTAAGCCCATTGAGCAAGAGCTTGCTAATTTAAAAGGAGCCCCTGTTCAGCCAGAAAAAGTAGAACTACAAGCTGAAATTGATACAACTAAAATTGAAACTGGAGAAGCTAAAGCTAATCCTAAGGCTGGAGAGCCAGGATCACCAGAGCATAAAGCTCTTAGATGGAAGGAATATCAACAACGTACAGGAGGAAAAGGATGGAGTTATGAAAGATGGAGTAAGCAATACGACATTAATATGAAGCAAGCGTTGCAGGCAAATAAGGCTGTTGACGCATTCCACAAACAATTAGGGTGGGGAAAACGTGAAGCTACTGTACCCGTTGAAGGTGTCGATAGAAGGCTGGATATTGCTGATGTAAGCGCGAGGAAGGGAATAGAGTATAAGACTGGAGAGACTTATGCAACTCAAGACATCTTGTGGGAGGTAGCAAGGGATGAAATTTTGGTTAGACAAGGGTGGGATATTACTTGGGTTTTTGAAGGAACAGCAAGTAAACCATTACTAACAGCCTTAGAAAAGGCAAAAATCAAAGTTCAATTTAGGTAAGATGACAATTACAGTATGTAGGAGATTCTATGAGTAACAATGCTATTTCAAGGGATGATTTTGATCAGTGGATATTTCTTATGGATGATGCATTGGAAGAGTTTTTTCAATCTCTGCCAGCAGAACTCAGAGGCAAGTTAGATCATTCGATCAGCTCACTTGATGTAATAGAAGG
Protein-coding regions in this window:
- a CDS encoding phage baseplate protein, whose protein sequence is MHALSAREIVQVWEAGQSQHPIDRALALLACGSPELSVPDLVALTVGQRDAYLLTLRELTFGSKLNSVAACPQCREQLEFDLNVPDIRVADLDRPIQPEYALTTEGLNLRFRLPNSQDLAAIVESKDVAIAAATLVQRCVLAVDRGDKSEIDEPLPQSAIAALAEYMTECDPQAEIYLALTCPACGHAWSVLFDIVDFFWTELSAEAQRLLQEVHLLARFYGWSEADILSMSAVRRQFYLNLIGS
- a CDS encoding DUF4255 domain-containing protein, with protein sequence MSNALAIAHITAALKKFLQEKATWSVPGAEVTTLRPQAMTNRAADTATLNLYLYQIVPNVAFRTADLPTRRSDGTVMQRPQSAWDLHYLFSFYGNELDWEDQRLLGSTVNILHAQPFLNRQKIREAITDNGFLATSGLSEQVESIKFSPLLLNLEELSKVWSIFFQTPYALSIAYQASVVLIEAEDTPQPVLPVRTRNIYLVPFRQPLIERLRSQAAEGQPILTDQPILPGYRLILEGQQLRGDDTQVKIGRVEVPLNPNEVSDTRISFVIPPTVRAGVQGLQVVQRIPISEPPRPYRYVESNIVAFVLRPRITGEITPTVGQLTIPVTPAIAPKQRVVLLMNELSGDPSRSDLAAYSFTAPLRTEETSSIPIPITNVRPGWYLVRLQVDGAESLLALDLDPNSSTFNQYNQPTVLIS
- a CDS encoding ATP-binding protein, whose protein sequence is MTSSARDRWLELNQHYLMMALTEVRQWLELLLKRLRQADLAQAEQDQHNAVPNVDAALNAIAAEMQDPPAIEQLCEVFGLTPFERKILLLCAGVELDSTVAALCAAIQEDSRHAYATFGLALSAFPASHWSALYPNRPLRRWRLVELANSGSLTRNALQIDERVLHYLTGGQDLDARLTSLVDRIPVPKDLVPSHQVLADQIAASWVQTSSGTRLPIVQLSGEESGSQRAIASRACASLGLDLYVLSAQNLPLAPAELEALVRLWEREAAFSQSALLLDCRSLSDASREPAIAQFMETLNSGLILASAERRQAENRTLITIDVHSPTSEEQQSLWEQTLKSASVDLNGTIPALVAQFDLSAPTIRSIGAEAQAQAAIAQTASEGMPTSPNPSLQTLLWNACRAQSRPRLAELAQWIAPAATWEDLVLPEPQKQLLREIAIQVRHRNTVYERWGFASKGARGLGISALFSGLSGTGKTMAAEVLANELQLDLYRIDLSSVVSKYIGETEKNLRRVFDAAEQGGAILLFDEADALFGKRSEVKDSHDRYANIEVSYLLQRMEAYRGLAILTTNLKNALDTAFLRRIRFIVQFPYPDVAQRAEIWQHIFPAKTPTEALDVQKLARLNASGGNIRNIAVYAAFLAAEEQESVRMKHLLRAARMEFAKFEKTPTEAEIQGWV
- a CDS encoding DUF4157 domain-containing protein — protein: MTIGQPNDPYEQEADRVADQVMRMPEPKIQPLCPECKDELQRQPIEEEEKEEETLQTKPLAESITPLIQRQTEATEEEKQMEEEETLQTKTASGETPTVSSSLQNRITALHGRGQPLPQSERNFFESRFGADFSQVRIHTDNQASEAARAVNARAFTLGQDVVFGAGEYQPRSAEGRRLLAHELTHVVQQRGTPKKHPARLSIQKNAGHRVMRSLALDSTVKICHRVLTSRNIKVSQGGLRVVLLLNQLDTTIPNCQNHKFWVTLTKSVDWGFDDEIATCQGETGGTKSFSFGNLSSGTYYLTIHRVFDHPHCCLEGDILVFDEPIRGDSSGCVRDNDPSVMDVVHGALDIAGFIPVLGAIPDGINAGIYALEGDWANAGLSAVAMVPAWGDGVKLGAIAGKSAIKISEKAAIKLGEEGIAKGLKEVKAASKTVHAAEETGKAAKLGEAAAGKLEKEAAEKLEKEAAQKALEKKIAECEGIHASYKALKCSSCKPTDTRAERLAKIACLTALLAGRRKYLQEKCDYVLAGSIARGSAVAERGHEIQAEQIAKMLLKCSTLPTS
- a CDS encoding DUF4157 domain-containing protein, yielding MGVQNTSRVPMLQRKLTIGQPNDLYEQEADRMADQVMRMPERSLEDETEVVQTQPLANSITPLVQQEREDKPAEGEIQAKEGTVPTVTLSLEAQLQEQQGKGQPLPEKTRTFMESRFGRDFSGVRVHTDSNAEQMNRELKAQAFTHQNDVYFASGKYNPESGEGKRLLAHELTHTIQQGGNTLHTQQQTEAPEAQTLKPNTPNIQAAWYNFDIPFTDYQFDPSIEGIKTAASIAKETVVEGFEWFFDKIKSLVSAGIDWLSEKWSSIQKLALSGFETIKNSFTNIIRFIKSPLSYIADAVMSFSTESLATAWATFKGIVTKVWEGFKSLTGNLLQLVNSVWGKISGYATSLLNKVTGLTQNYLFKKLPNALQQMAYSLINKINNLWKSISDGWTKLFNRIKTWIDSALDTVLQFVRRVMSFGINVVIDGIRQFGKLVLFLKDLFTNPRKYVDILAKKSVKAFEGVESHFSSIVSKYFGDSKAATPTANITGTIQRQPSTDSAPEAKGSASWGEIGHGIWEMMGKKWQELKSNPWSIVTSLLLDMVLPVVGNVKDIIQLFKNIKKIVTAPLSAGSLKELWTSFLQILDIPILIYHTVVSILMRTLTLPLIVASFIPHPLVKAIAAAVGYGLLGAFVQAEQVNIGHKLLLLKTGATTKAQKEEAYNRIADSFIALAMAVVIIVIMIILHFLAQVAKGIYNFVKGKIFSVKEPPVELKGGSSSEGKGGKSTPEEGKAGEAKGSKEGLPSEDGKRKIKINEEGRCEVCASPCDEIRKKYASVMTPEIEGKVKAIESNPTLTEAQRIEQLKPIEQELANLKGAPVQPEKVELQAEIDTTKIETGEAKANPKAGEPGSPEHKALRWKEYQQRTGGKGWSYERWSKQYDINMKQALQANKAVDAFHKQLGWGKREATVPVEGVDRRLDIADVSARKGIEYKTGETYATQDILWEVARDEILVRQGWDITWVFEGTASKPLLTALEKAKIKVQFR